From the genome of Bacteroides sp. MSB163, one region includes:
- a CDS encoding alpha-L-arabinofuranosidase C-terminal domain-containing protein: MKKIFLPFATVVFLLSSCKDVAPKEELVINLQEKGAEVAPSMYGIFFEEINHAGDGGLYAELVKNRSFEELEMPEGYYAEGDVLHPKKVCNHMSGEVREGSFRWTTEPVPGWTLSTKDAAEMKLTKEQLKFSTAPNNLKVTIKNASTPIRLINEGYWGMNLVKDNSYQLRTIIRPASDYKGKVTALLLSEQGEVLASAPVDITAAGQWNDLSLAMQPTATSAKGKLALEFDAPGTVYVDYVSLFPEKTFHDRPNGLRKDVAEILEGLHPAFVRWPGGCVVEGISLENRFEWKKSLGDPAARSGEYSTWGYRCSYGFGYHEMLQFCEDIDAKAMFVCNVGLGCQYRMGDASPESKIAYYLDDCMDAIEYAIGDVTTEWGAKRAEQGHPEPFPLQYVEIGNENWGDEYDKRFDIFYTAIKAKYPELILISNHGLGGTGKIAKTDMIDPHWYVNPEFFFQNTTVFDNHPRGKYDVYVGEYACNANVGGGNMRAALSEAAFISGMERNGDLVKMTSYAPLLENRNDRSWVVNLIWLDTDQVLGRSSYYVQQMAAENRPTYNVKSNMIMSAPRVLEYNEGRLGFGSWHTQVEFKDVKLTGADGAPIGLDLNNAVKKEGEWSLDNGLLKQTSLREPAKYIVDGFNSNQFTLEFKVRKEGGNEGFFLYFGLSEDSNKGFVYNVAGWNNGTTAVEEVTGGRTSGVAGDRVSQSLETDKWYDVKLVVTPQKSELFMDGKLILAHAPETTPLQFFSSGYDEATGEVIVKVVNSEAQSYPLRIKLDGVDDVEKTGKVISLTAASDMDENSFEEPMKISPKESEYKGFGKSFDYTFPPFSYTILRVKAK; the protein is encoded by the coding sequence ATGAAAAAGATTTTTTTACCCTTCGCCACGGTTGTCTTTTTGTTGAGTTCCTGCAAGGACGTTGCGCCGAAGGAAGAACTTGTGATCAACCTACAAGAGAAAGGTGCTGAAGTAGCGCCATCCATGTATGGCATCTTCTTCGAAGAGATTAACCATGCGGGCGACGGCGGCTTGTATGCCGAACTGGTAAAGAACCGCAGTTTTGAGGAGTTGGAAATGCCCGAAGGATATTATGCCGAGGGAGATGTACTGCATCCGAAGAAAGTTTGTAACCACATGTCGGGTGAGGTGCGGGAAGGAAGTTTTCGCTGGACTACCGAACCGGTGCCGGGCTGGACTCTGAGCACAAAGGATGCTGCGGAAATGAAACTGACCAAGGAACAACTCAAGTTCTCCACGGCTCCGAACAATCTGAAGGTAACCATTAAAAATGCTTCAACTCCTATCCGCCTGATAAATGAAGGATACTGGGGAATGAATCTGGTGAAAGACAACTCTTATCAGTTGCGTACCATTATCCGCCCTGCTTCCGATTACAAGGGAAAAGTGACTGCCCTGTTACTGTCTGAGCAAGGTGAAGTGCTGGCTTCCGCTCCTGTTGATATAACTGCTGCCGGACAATGGAACGACTTGAGCCTGGCAATGCAACCTACGGCAACTTCTGCCAAAGGAAAGCTTGCTTTGGAATTTGACGCTCCGGGTACAGTCTATGTAGATTATGTTTCCCTCTTCCCCGAAAAAACTTTTCACGACCGTCCGAATGGACTGCGGAAAGATGTAGCTGAAATCTTGGAAGGATTGCACCCTGCCTTTGTACGCTGGCCCGGTGGCTGTGTGGTAGAAGGTATCTCGTTGGAGAACCGTTTCGAATGGAAGAAGTCTTTGGGCGATCCTGCCGCACGGTCGGGAGAATACAGTACCTGGGGCTACCGTTGTTCGTACGGTTTCGGCTATCACGAAATGTTGCAGTTCTGCGAAGATATCGACGCAAAGGCAATGTTTGTCTGCAACGTCGGTCTGGGTTGCCAGTATCGTATGGGAGACGCTTCACCGGAGAGTAAGATAGCTTACTATCTGGACGATTGCATGGATGCCATAGAGTATGCTATCGGTGACGTGACTACCGAATGGGGGGCCAAGCGTGCCGAACAGGGCCATCCCGAACCTTTCCCGTTGCAATACGTAGAGATTGGTAATGAGAACTGGGGCGATGAGTATGACAAACGTTTCGATATCTTCTATACAGCTATCAAAGCGAAATATCCCGAGTTGATCCTGATTTCCAATCACGGTTTGGGTGGAACGGGTAAGATTGCCAAAACGGATATGATCGACCCGCACTGGTACGTGAATCCGGAATTCTTCTTCCAGAACACGACTGTCTTTGATAACCATCCGCGTGGAAAATACGATGTCTATGTAGGTGAATATGCTTGTAACGCCAATGTAGGCGGTGGAAATATGCGTGCCGCCCTCTCGGAAGCCGCCTTTATCTCCGGTATGGAGCGCAACGGCGATCTGGTGAAGATGACTTCGTATGCCCCGCTTCTGGAGAACCGGAACGACCGTTCATGGGTTGTCAATCTCATTTGGCTGGATACGGATCAGGTATTGGGGCGCAGTTCTTACTATGTACAACAGATGGCGGCTGAAAACCGTCCGACGTACAATGTGAAGAGTAATATGATTATGAGTGCTCCACGGGTTCTTGAATACAATGAAGGACGTCTCGGCTTCGGTTCCTGGCATACACAAGTTGAATTCAAGGACGTGAAACTGACCGGAGCAGATGGAGCGCCCATTGGTCTTGATCTTAATAATGCGGTGAAGAAAGAAGGCGAATGGAGTTTGGATAACGGCTTGTTGAAGCAAACATCTCTGAGAGAACCGGCGAAATACATTGTCGATGGCTTTAATAGTAATCAGTTTACACTGGAGTTCAAGGTTCGCAAAGAAGGCGGTAACGAAGGTTTCTTCCTCTATTTCGGCTTGTCGGAAGACAGTAACAAAGGCTTTGTGTATAACGTTGCCGGATGGAACAATGGAACGACGGCTGTGGAAGAAGTCACGGGTGGACGCACTTCCGGTGTGGCAGGCGACCGGGTATCTCAGAGCCTCGAAACCGATAAATGGTACGATGTGAAACTGGTGGTTACTCCCCAGAAGAGCGAACTCTTTATGGATGGCAAATTGATATTGGCCCATGCCCCGGAGACGACTCCGCTTCAGTTCTTCTCTTCCGGTTATGATGAAGCAACCGGTGAGGTGATCGTGAAAGTAGTGAACTCAGAGGCTCAGTCCTATCCGTTACGGATTAAACTGGATGGAGTGGACGACGTGGAGAAGACCGGTAAAGTGATTTCTCTGACCGCAGCCAGTGACATGGACGAGAACTCGTTTGAAGAACCAATGAAAATCTCTCCGAAGGAAAGTGAATACAAAGGCTTTGGAAAGAGCTTCGATTATACCTTCCCGCCATTCTCATATACTATATTGAGAGTGAAAGCGAAATGA